DNA sequence from the Pseudophryne corroboree isolate aPseCor3 chromosome 6, aPseCor3.hap2, whole genome shotgun sequence genome:
AGAACATGTAAATTGGACACACACTTGAAATGTGCACAAGGCAGCTTTAACAATTCTCATTCCATAAAGGGTGTCATCACACCCAACACAAATGATCAATACAAGCAATGAAGGGACTCTCTACCTGTATAAGCTTCGCAGTGTTACATACAAAATCAGTTATAAAATATACATTCCTTATATGAGTAGCTGTAGATGTACTCCTTCAATTCCTCTATTTGTCCACTGTTTCAATGTGATGTTCCAATCTCAGCAAATAgtatgagaaaaaaaataaaatagaggAAAAAAATATGTCTCATCtatttgatttttttctaaaaaatttGCTGAGATTGGAACATCACATTGAAACAGTGGACAAATAGAGGAATAGAAGGAGGACGTCTACAGCTACTCATATAAGGAATGTATATTTTACAACTAATTTTGTATGTAACACTGGCGCTTATACAGAGATTTCCTTCATTGCTTGTATTCATGTGGATGTTCAGTCGTCCGATAATCGGCAGATTTGCaaatttgcaactgaagctgaataaggtccttaattTGTTCCAAATATCTATAAAAACAATGTAGATTTTTTTGATGTTGACTTTTTAGAGGATAATAAATTTACGTTTCCTGTTTTCTTTTTATAAATGATTCCACTGCTGCTCACTTTCATTGTATAAGACTATAAGTTGTTAGTCTGCACTGTGATCTACTTAATATGTAACTTGCAGATCAATGTATCAAATAACATAAACATGCAGTATTTTAATAGTGTAACTATGTATAGACCAATCACAGAGTTATATTATGTAGGGAGAGATATACAAAAATGTAGATACAAATATACACACATTTTACAACCCAGGCTCATGATCCCGTAAGTGGCTATTACACATGCAAAAAAGTATGTTTTTTGTAAAGGGCCCATTCTTCATTAGTGGCCTAACAGTTTTTGGAGTTCACTTGAGGGAACCAATGACATCTGCAGATGGAGTTAGTTCCTAGAATCCCACTCTTTCCTAAGGGAAGGAGCCCTCCACCACTTGCAGACTGTGTTCTGCGGCCATGCACATACGTGAACTCATGCAAGCAAATCAGGCCAGATTGGCAATGACGTGCACTGAGGTTAATGGCTGGGGAGGTACTGGCtattatcagagccagatttacacacacatacagtatatgacttggtggtgagttttgactaaagaaaagattagaataatacaaagatatttctaagttataaatatcttctttgcactattctaatcaattttatagtcaaaactttggagtatATTGGAGAATGACAGGTGAGGACTTGTCTCCCCTGTCTATGCATGTCACTACAGATCGGCAATGGTAAATAACCATGCTACTTTAGTCACAGTGTTAGGGATCACAGAGACATGTTTCTCAATGCTGCTGTCCTGCAACAGAGAAGCACTGAATTATTCCTGCAGTTAAGTATCCTCAGATAATGAATAGCCCCATAGGTTTAATTTATAAAAACTGATCCTATATCATTAGCACTATAGTTTATCATGGCTATGTGTTGAAACACATTTTATATGAAGAACAGTAAGTATGGTTCAAATGTACAACACAAATAGAGCAGATACATGGAGCAGTAACTGTTAATATGAATTATATACAAGGAAACAAATATTTTTACACAGGATTTCCATTATAATTGCCAGCGATAGATTTTTCCCCCACAAGTAATAATCTGGACTCtgttataaaaataaaacatataaaagtaTTGCAATTACAATGTTGTCTCTCACCTTGTCTTGATCATTCATGCAGTTCATATCTGAGGAATTACCATGGTCTTTAGCCAGATCCTTAAACTGAGGAAAATCCAGAGACTTCATATAACTGAAATCTTGCTGTTCAGGTGCTGGGGGAAAGTTAGTCTGGTAACATTGTCCTTGGGTCCCTGGAGGAACCATCCTGACCTCCATATACTTTAAGGTTCCGTCTGTGTTCAGGTAAAGAGCCGGCTGATACTGATCTGTGTAGGGTTTGGATTGGGATCCACTAAGAAAGCAGCAGCTGCTGCTGTAATCATAACTTTCTTTCCTCAGACATCTCACCAGTAATATAATGAATGTAACCAGTGACACTAAGCTGATGGCCACTAGGGAAATAATTAAATATAAAGTCATATCTGATGGGGGGTTGGAATTAGTGATAAAATTACCAGATTTGGGGGTTTCTACTACAACCTCATCTGCTACAGTAATAAGTACAGTGACTGTCGCTGATAAAGGAGGATTCCCATGGTCACTGATAGAGATGAGAAGTTGTTGCTCTGTATTTTCTGTGTCCTGAAATCCTCGTACAGTTCTGACCTCTCCTGTATACTTAGACACATGATACAAGGAATTGGCAGCATCAATGAGACTAAAGACTAACCAGGCATTGTGACCAGAGTCCAGATCCACGGCAGAGAGTTTTGTCACCAAATAACCAGCAGATGTAGATTTTGGAATCCTCTCTTGTACAATGAGATCCTCAGAGTGTTCTGGATACAGCAAGGTGGGGGAATTGTCATTTGTATCCAAAATGAATATAAAGACAGGGACAGAAGAATATAACTTTGGAGATCCAGAATCTTCCACTTTTATGGTGATTTGTAAAACCTGGATGTGCTCATAGTCAAAGGAACGCTGAGCATAGATATTACCATTATTAGAATTAATGTAAGCATAAGAAGATATAGAGGAACCGTCTATCTGGCTCTCAGCTATAGAGTAAACCAGATCAGAGTTATCACCCTCATCTAGATCTATAGCAGATACTGTACATAGGAGAGTACCTGGGTCACTGTTCTCCTTAATAAAAGCATTATAAGTAGACTGTGTAAATGTCGGTGCATTATCATTAATATCTGAGACACTGAGAATAACAGTTGTCTTACTGTACAGAGGAGGAGACCCTAAATCAGAGGCCGTCAGCTCAATAGTGTATTGGGATATTTTCTCTCTGTCCAGATTCCCATCTGTGACCAATGAGTAACGATTTTTATTTGGTCTGATTTTAAAAGGCAGATTAGGTGACATATCCAGCTGTATTTCTCCGTTCTTTCCAGAATCCTTGTCTCTCACATTAATATATCCGACAACAGTTCCTAGTGGAGCATGTTCTGGAATGTCATTAGTCACTGTAGTAAATATAATTTCTGGGGAATTGTCATTTACATCGTCAATTTCTATCTGGACCAAGCAGTTTCCTATAAGTTTAGGCAACCCTTTATCTACTGCCTTAACTGATAATTCAGCAAACTTCAGTGATTCAAAATCCACGTTTTCTTTTAAAAAGATTTCCCCACTGTGCTGATTTAAATCAAATAATTCTTTGGCAGATTCGGAAGTGTGACTATCAAAATAATACTGAATTTCCCCATTTGCACCATCATCCAGATCTACTGCTTTTAAAGTAAGTATAACAGTATTTACAGGGAGATTTTCCTTTACACTGATTTTATAAACTGATTGATTAAAGATTGGTGCATTATCATTAATATCTAATACATGTATTGTTATGTGACAGGACCCTGATCTGGCCGGTTCCACACTATCAGTAGCTGTGAGAATCAGATTATGCTCTTGTCTATCTTCCCTGTCTAATGTCTTCTCTAATATCAGCTGAGGAATGAGAGTTCCATCCTTACGAGTTTTCACAGATAAAGAAAAATAAGGATTTGTATTTAATGTATATTGACTGACACCATTATCACCAATATCTAAATCTTGTGCAATTTCTAAAGCAAACTGAGCCCCGGGACTAGTAAAGACTTCTGTGATTTCAATAATATAATGATTTGTTGAGAATGTGGGGGAGTTATCATTTATATCCAGAATCCCTATTTCTAGACTGAAAAGCTCCAAAGGATTTTCAGCAGCTGCCTCCAAATGCAGCAAACAGCTCAGACTAGAACCACACACAGTCTCTCTATCAATCCTGCTATTCACAATCAATCCTCCATTTGCCTTATTTACTGCAAAATATTTGTGATCATTTTCAGATGTTAAATGTAACCTGCGCTGAGAGAGATCTGCACGTTTTATCCCCAGATCCTGAGCTACATTTCCTACCAATGTCCCTGGCTCAGACTCCTCAGCAATAGAATAATGAATCTGCCCAGAGACCCAGCCCCAGCTATAAAGGAGAAAGGAAAACACTACTTGCCATTTCCAACAATGAAAGGAGCCTCTTATGTCCATATCTTAAATTATTCCGTGAAACTTGGTATCATATAGATCCTGTGTTATCCTATATGCATGTAGGTTATGTATTCAGTCATCCGTTCCTTATAAAAATCAATCCATCCACAGAAATAAAACATCCACAGGGTTCTCATCGGAGCAGCAGCTCTTCTTTGTGTGAGAGGAAAGATGGGAGGGTGATTCACTGAGCCAGGGGGAGGAGAGAGTGGAGCTTATATGAGCAGATCTTCTgctataaatgaaataaatgacAAGTCTGCCCTCTTCTGGTCAATAGTGATAACTTCATAGGTAACTAGCTCAATAAAATATAAAGCTAATCGATACTATAATAAagtacatacagtatttataatGGTCTGAACTGCAGTTTAAAACAAAAAATTATGGGACTAATTTCTATAATAAAATACTCCTCACTCAAACTAGAGAAAAACTGTTATTTTTACTCAGGTTTTCTTCATGTCCTGTTAAAACACAATTTCACCAAGTAAATAATAGGATGACATTTTCAATAAAAGtcacatttttatgtcatccttcaGTTATACTAAATATCTTTTTTGCTACCTTGGACATAAGTAATTTAGTAGTCAGAAATTAATATTATGCAAGGTTCCTTTAatctttttttatttacattttctttGACCTATATAGGTGAATGTATCATATTGTGTTCATACATTGTTGATTTGCTTTGTACATGACATACAGTATTAGAATTTTTAAGGTTTACTTGATATTTCACTGAAAAAGAATTCAAGGGAAATAAATGATGCTTCACCTGCGGAAGTAAATCTAGAGTACATGGCGCTTACATTTATTCAGTATGCAATATCATGCACATAATTGACAGTGGACACGTGTAAACTAACTTAAGTATATGAGATTGCCTATTTTTAAAAATTAACATGTTAGGGTCAATTAAAAACTTTATGATCAAAAATGTAAAAGTAAATATAACCAACCGAACAATGCATTGCGAACACAGTATGGAAATTGTTTTAAAAAGTGATACTTTTCTTTCTGCAAATATCCAAATGTTATctttataatatattatattaaagtgacatttttgctcttttataatgtacattattcacacaAAAATGTTTATAGCAATTTTGTAATGATAATTGATAAATATTTTTTTCAATGTTGAAAGGTGttcaaatatctatctatctatctatctatctatctatctatctatctatctatctatctatctatctgtctgtctgtctgtctgtctgtctgtctgtctgtctgtctgtctgtctgtctatctacctaGCTATCTAActttaaaataaaatctataagtATGTCATAAAGAAGTATAATTTTTAGAATAATCTACATAATATTGAGAAATTAAGCTAAATCATATTTAAATTGTATGTAATTTGTGTACAGAACCACATAAATCAAAATCTTTTaacataaaaaaaaagtatattctATTATAATTTTTCATATATAAAATTTAGCACTATGATTTTcaatttcatctcaaaaacatagaGAACACACCACACTTTTCTAGAGTGACCCATTATCTTAAGCCAAATTATTTACAGTACATTTCT
Encoded proteins:
- the LOC134933410 gene encoding protocadherin gamma-C5-like isoform X11, which translates into the protein MDIRGSFHCWKWQVVFSFLLYSWGWVSGQIHYSIAEESEPGTLVGNVAQDLGIKRADLSQRRLHLTSENDHKYFAVNKANGGLIVNSRIDRETVCGSSLSCLLHLEAAAENPLELFSLEIGILDINDNSPTFSTNHYIIEITEVFTSPGAQFALEIAQDLDIGDNGVSQYTLNTNPYFSLSVKTRKDGTLIPQLILEKTLDREDRQEHNLILTATDSVEPARSGSCHITIHVLDINDNAPIFNQSVYKISVKENLPVNTVILTLKAVDLDDGANGEIQYYFDSHTSESAKELFDLNQHSGEIFLKENVDFESLKFAELSVKAVDKGLPKLIGNCLVQIEIDDVNDNSPEIIFTTVTNDIPEHAPLGTVVGYINVRDKDSGKNGEIQLDMSPNLPFKIRPNKNRYSLVTDGNLDREKISQYTIELTASDLGSPPLYSKTTVILSVSDINDNAPTFTQSTYNAFIKENSDPGTLLCTVSAIDLDEGDNSDLVYSIAESQIDGSSISSYAYINSNNGNIYAQRSFDYEHIQVLQITIKVEDSGSPKLYSSVPVFIFILDTNDNSPTLLYPEHSEDLIVQERIPKSTSAGYLVTKLSAVDLDSGHNAWLVFSLIDAANSLYHVSKYTGEVRTVRGFQDTENTEQQLLISISDHGNPPLSATVTVLITVADEVVVETPKSGNFITNSNPPSDMTLYLIISLVAISLVSLVTFIILLVRCLRKESYDYSSSCCFLSGSQSKPYTDQYQPALYLNTDGTLKYMEVRMVPPGTQGQCYQTNFPPAPEQQDFSYMKSLDFPQFKDLAKDHGNSSDMNCMNDQDKQAQPNTEWRFSQAQRPGPSGAQPAEEAGVWPNNQFETERLQAMILASANEAAEGTSGLGGGTGTMGLSARYGPQFTLQHVPDYRQNVYIPGSTLTPTNAGGKRDGKGGGNKKKSGKKEKK